Proteins from one Brevibacillus humidisoli genomic window:
- the miaB gene encoding tRNA (N6-isopentenyl adenosine(37)-C2)-methylthiotransferase MiaB → MTVKTEGADLKSVSPKKTTKDYSQYFQPPSLKDAKKRGKEEVKVHYNFSIPEEMAGIGHGKHFLINTYGCQMNEHDSETMAGILRQMGFTQTNDELEADIILFNTCAIRENAEDKVFGELGHMKSIKRNNPNLILGVCGCMSQEEAVVNKILSKYQHVDLIFGTHNIHRLPVLLRDAMFGKEMVVEVWSKEGDIIENMPKLREGNIKAWVNIMYGCDKFCTYCIVPYTRGKERSRRPEDVIAEVRELARQGYKEITLLGQNVNAYGKDIEGLSYGLGDLMDDIHKIDIPRVRFTTSHPRDFDDRLIEVLAKGGNLVEHIHLPVQSGSSEVLKKMARKYTREHYLELVRKIKEAIPNVVLSTDIIVGFPGETEEQFQETLSLVEEVGYDSAYTFIYSPREGTPAAGMEDNVPMEVKKERLQRLMDLQNRISLEKNLALEGQVLEVLVEGESKNNPDVLSGRTRANKLVHFAGDKSLIGQFVNVRVTEAKTWTLRGEIVTKVEV, encoded by the coding sequence ATGACAGTGAAAACGGAGGGAGCGGACTTAAAATCCGTCAGCCCGAAAAAGACGACGAAAGACTACAGCCAGTATTTCCAGCCGCCTTCCCTGAAGGATGCCAAAAAACGGGGCAAGGAAGAAGTGAAGGTTCATTATAATTTTTCCATTCCGGAAGAGATGGCCGGGATTGGTCATGGAAAACATTTCCTGATCAATACCTATGGCTGCCAGATGAATGAACACGATAGTGAGACGATGGCCGGCATTTTGCGTCAAATGGGCTTTACGCAAACGAACGATGAGTTGGAAGCCGACATCATCTTGTTTAATACCTGTGCTATTCGCGAAAATGCCGAGGATAAAGTGTTTGGCGAACTGGGACACATGAAGTCGATCAAACGAAACAATCCCAACCTGATTCTTGGGGTTTGCGGCTGCATGTCCCAAGAAGAAGCGGTTGTCAACAAAATCCTTTCCAAGTACCAGCACGTCGATCTCATCTTCGGAACGCACAACATTCACCGCCTGCCGGTGCTGCTGCGGGATGCCATGTTTGGCAAGGAGATGGTGGTAGAGGTTTGGTCCAAGGAAGGCGACATCATCGAGAACATGCCCAAGCTGCGGGAAGGCAACATCAAAGCCTGGGTAAACATTATGTACGGGTGCGACAAGTTCTGCACGTACTGCATCGTACCGTACACCCGTGGAAAAGAGCGCAGCCGACGCCCGGAAGATGTCATTGCCGAAGTGCGTGAATTGGCCCGTCAAGGCTACAAGGAGATTACGCTGCTGGGTCAAAACGTAAACGCCTACGGGAAAGACATTGAGGGCCTCTCCTACGGATTAGGCGACTTGATGGATGATATTCACAAGATCGATATTCCACGGGTGCGCTTTACGACCAGCCATCCGCGCGACTTTGACGATCGGTTGATTGAAGTACTGGCGAAGGGGGGCAATCTGGTTGAACACATCCACCTGCCGGTACAGTCGGGTAGTTCAGAGGTACTGAAAAAGATGGCTCGCAAGTACACGCGCGAGCATTACCTTGAACTCGTTCGCAAGATCAAAGAGGCGATTCCCAACGTAGTGCTCTCTACCGATATTATCGTCGGCTTCCCCGGCGAAACGGAGGAACAGTTCCAAGAGACGCTGTCCCTGGTAGAGGAAGTAGGGTACGATTCCGCTTATACTTTCATCTATTCGCCGCGTGAAGGGACGCCTGCTGCCGGTATGGAAGACAACGTTCCGATGGAAGTGAAAAAGGAACGGCTGCAGCGCCTGATGGATCTGCAAAACCGCATCAGTTTGGAGAAAAATCTCGCTCTTGAAGGACAGGTGCTGGAGGTGCTGGTCGAAGGGGAAAGCAAGAACAATCCTGATGTGCTCTCTGGACGGACACGGGCGAATAAACTGGTCCATTTTGCCGGCGACAAATCGCTGATCGGTCAATTCGTCAATGTTCGCGTCACAGAAGCGAAAACGTGGACCCTGCGCGGGGAAATCGTCACCAAGGTAGAGGTGTAG
- a CDS encoding CidA/LrgA family protein, producing MKLLVEILLLSVLYGAAVLLHKVITLPFPPVLTGMVLMLFLLWTGAVKPERWELSSRFFTRHMMLFLVPLVVGMMNYWPELSQGGWRLLVIIVLSTAIVLICTAWAAMMLKRGERRNDEQ from the coding sequence ATGAAACTGCTCGTAGAAATCCTCTTGCTCAGTGTGCTTTATGGGGCCGCCGTCCTGCTCCACAAGGTGATCACGCTCCCTTTTCCACCCGTGCTGACCGGTATGGTTCTCATGCTGTTTCTGCTGTGGACTGGAGCTGTAAAACCGGAGCGCTGGGAGCTCTCCAGCCGGTTTTTCACCCGTCATATGATGCTGTTTCTTGTTCCACTAGTCGTCGGGATGATGAACTACTGGCCGGAACTTTCACAGGGCGGTTGGCGTCTCTTGGTCATTATCGTATTGAGCACAGCCATCGTTCTGATCTGCACGGCGTGGGCGGCCATGATGTTGAAAAGAGGGGAGAGACGAAACGATGAACAATGA
- a CDS encoding LrgB family protein, with product MNNDLMTWLVILTLGAYVVGCVLFQKIGGIWTSPVLISPLLIIAVLWITHIDYATYQSATRSITFFLGPAQMALVIPLYKYRHLLQRYFRSIVAGVTLGSGAGIACAIWLAYLLGFAHTTIASLVPKSVTTPMAVSVSQLLGGLPELTALFAVLTGLTGILIGPALLQLAGVNSNMVKGLALGTAASLVGVSRAAQWGEKEGVMGSLGMTIAAALVAVVSPELYTFWF from the coding sequence ATGAACAATGACCTCATGACTTGGTTAGTGATTTTGACATTGGGCGCTTATGTCGTTGGGTGTGTCCTGTTTCAGAAGATCGGCGGGATTTGGACCAGTCCGGTATTGATCAGTCCACTATTGATCATTGCCGTCCTGTGGATCACGCATATTGATTATGCCACCTACCAATCGGCCACCCGCTCCATCACCTTCTTTCTCGGGCCAGCTCAGATGGCTTTGGTCATTCCGCTGTACAAATACAGACATCTCCTGCAGCGATATTTCCGTTCTATTGTCGCAGGGGTGACGCTTGGATCAGGAGCTGGAATCGCTTGTGCGATATGGCTTGCTTATCTTCTTGGATTTGCTCACACCACGATTGCTTCTCTGGTACCCAAATCCGTCACCACCCCAATGGCGGTCTCCGTCTCTCAATTGCTAGGTGGACTCCCGGAATTGACCGCGTTGTTCGCCGTTCTGACCGGTCTCACCGGGATCTTGATCGGCCCCGCTCTTCTGCAGTTGGCCGGGGTAAACAGCAACATGGTCAAAGGATTGGCACTTGGCACGGCAGCCTCTCTTGTCGGCGTCTCTCGTGCCGCCCAATGGGGGGAAAAGGAAGGAGTAATGGGCAGTTTAGGGATGACGATCGCTGCTGCACTGGTTGCCGTGGTCTCACCAGAACTGTACACCTTCTGGTTTTGA